The Prunus persica cultivar Lovell chromosome G7, Prunus_persica_NCBIv2, whole genome shotgun sequence genome has a segment encoding these proteins:
- the LOC18770246 gene encoding exportin-4 isoform X1 — MEGFPERGKAADLGQLQSTMHSIELACTSIQMHMNSAAAEATILSLSQTPQPYQACKFILENSQVANARFQAAAAIRNAAIREWGFLSSDNKRSMISFCLCFVMQHANSPEGYVQAKVSSVAAQLLKRGWLEFSATDKEAFFYQVNQAVYGIHGVDVQFAGINFLESLVSEFSPSTSSAMGLPREFHEHCRKSLELDHLKTFYCWARDAALSVTNRIIESDSAIPEVKVCTAAFRLMLQILNWEFSTTAFADGVKQGSDSPKRSECNLVQPGPAWRDVLVTGGHIGWLLSLYGALRQKFSCEGYWLDCPIAVAARKLIVQFCSLTGTVFLSDNVQMHEHHLLELLSGIIQWIDPPDAVSKAIECGKSESEMLDGCRALLSIATVTTPSVFDQLLKSTRPYGTLTLLCVLMSEVVKNLMTNNSEEETWSWEARDILLDTWTALLVPINRSGGNALLPAEGKNATASLFALIVQAELKAASASAFKDDDSDYLQASIVALDERLSSYALIARAAIDVTIPLLTRLFTERFERLNQGRGIIDPTETLEELYSLLLITGHVIADEGEGETPLIPNAIQIHFPQNLEAENHPLVILCSSIIRFAEKSLEPEMRASVFSPRLMEAVIWFIARWSCTYLMSREENRERNSRNILLKFFGEHNQGKFVLDIIVRISLTALMSYPGEKDLQALTCFQLLNALVQQKHICVHLVALDSWRDLANAFANEKTLFLLNTAHQRSLSQTLVHSASGLRNSEASNLYVRDLMGHMATYLVEMSSKSDFKSIAQQPDIILPVSCLLERLRGAASASEPRTQKAIYELGFSVMNPVLVLLEVYKHESAVVYLILKFVVSWVDGQISYLEAQETAIVVNFCMSLLQLYSSNNIGKISISLSTSLLTEAKTEKYKDLRALLQLLSSLCSKDLVDFSSDSTATHATNISQVVYFGLHIVTPLLSLDLLKYPKFCNDYFSLLSHLLEVYPETVAQLNGEAFSHVLGTLDFGLHHQDVEIVDMCLRALRALASYHYVETSAGKVGLGSHAAGLKDPGGNFKEGILSRFLRSVLQLLLFEDYSPDLVSSAADALLPLILCEQSLYQRLGSELIERQANATLKSRLTNALQCLTSANQLSSTLDRKNYQVFRKNLNSFLIDVRGFLRTM; from the exons ATGGAAGGATTTCCAGAGAGAGGTAAAGCGGCGGACTTGGGCCAGCTTCAGTCCACCATGCATTCCATCGAGCTCGCTTGCACATCTATTCAG ATGCATATGAATTCAGCTGCAGCTGAGGCAACTATTTTGTCACTCTCCCAGACTCCCCAGCCATACCAGGCGTGTAAATTCATTCTTG agAACTCTCAGGTGGCCAATGCAAGGTTTCAGGCTGCAGCTGCAATTCGAAATGCAGCTATTAGAGAATGGGGTTTTCTTAGCTCTGATAACAAGAGAAGCATGATTAG tttttgtctttgttttgttatgcAACATGCTAATTCACCTGAGGGCTACGTTCAAGCAAAGGTTTCTTCCGTGGCTGCTCAATTGTTGAAAAGGGGCTG GCTTGAATTTTCAGCTACTGATAAGGAGGCCTTTTTCTATCAG GTAAACCAGGCTGTTTATGGCATTCATGGTGTAGATGTGCAGTTCGCTGGAATTAATTTCCTCGAATCTCTG gtTTCTGAATTTTCTCCATCTACTTCAAGTGCGATGGGACTTCCTAGAGAGTTTCATGAGCATTGCCGGAAGTCATTAGAGCTAGACCATTTGAAG ACATTCTACTGCTGGGCACGAGATGCTGCTTTAAGTGTCACAAATAGAATAATTGAGTCTGACTCGGCTATACCTGAGGTTAAAGTCTGCACTGCTGCATTCCGCCTCATGCTTCAAATTCTGAACTGGGAGTTCAGTACAACTGCATTTGCTGATGGAGTCAAGCAAGGAAGTGATTCACCTAAGAGGTCCGAGTGTAACTTAGTGCAG CCTGGTCCTGCTTGGCGTGATGTTTTGGTTACTGGTGGCCATATAGGGTGGCTCTTGAGCTTATATGGAGCACTGAGACAGAAGTTTTCTTGTGAAGGTTATTGGCTTGATTGCCCCATAGCTGTCGCTGCACGAAAGTTAATTGTACAGTTCTGCTCCTTGACAGGAACCGTATTTCTTTCTG ATAATGTACAAATGCATGAGCACCATCTTCTCGAACTGCTTTCTGGAATAATACAGTGGATTGATCCTCCTGATGCTGTTTCTAAAGCGATTGAATGTGGAAAGAGTGAAAG TGAGATGCTCGACGGTTGTCGTGCGTTGTTGTCCATTGCAACGGTTACAACTCCCTCTGTGTTTGACCAACTCTTGAAATCAACAAG GCCCTATGGCACTCTTACCTTGTTATGCGTACTGATGTCCGAAGTTGTTAAGAACCTCATGACTAATAACTCTGAGGAAGAGACATGGAGCTGGGAGGCACGCGATATCTTACTAGATACCTGGACTGCCCTCCTTGTG CCAATTAATAGGAGTGGCGGGAATGCGTTGCTTCCAGCTGAAGGGAAAAATGCCACAGCTAGTTTATTTGCCTTGATTGTACAGGCTGAACTAAAAG CTGCTTCTGCATCAGCATTTAAAGATGATGACTCTGACTACCTTCAAGCATCCATTGTAG CCTTGGATGAGAGGTTAAGCTCCTATGCTCTTATCGCTAGAGCAGCAATTGATGTTACAATTCCTTTGCTCACAAGGCTGTTTACTGAGCGTTTTGAACGGCTTAATCAG GGCAGGGGCATTATTGATCCAactgaaactttggaggaacTTTACTCATTGTTACTCATTACTGGGCATGTAATCGCTGATGAAGGGGAGGGAGAAACACCCCTG ATTCCAAATGCTATAcaaattcattttccacaaaaTCTGGAAGCAGAAAATCATCCTCTCGTCATTCTTTGCAG CTCAATCATAAGGTTTGCTGAGAAAAGTTTAGAACCAGAAATGAGAGCATCAGTTTTCAGTCCTCGACTCATGGAG GCTGTTATATGGTTCATTGCAAGATGGTCTTGTACATACCTAATGTCTCGtgaagaaaatagagaaagaAACTCCAGAAACATCTTGCTCAAATTTTTTGGAGAACACAATCAGGGAAAATTTGTGCTTGACATTATTGTGCGCATATCCTTGACAGCACTGATGTCATATCCTGGAGAGAAGGATCTGCAG GCGCTCACATGTTTCCAGCTACTTAATGCCCTTGTGCAGCAAAAACATATTTGTGTTCACCTTGTTGCATTG GATTCATGGCGTGACCTGGCAAATGCTTTTGCTAATGAAAAAACTTTGTTCTTGTTAAATACAGCTCACCAG CGTTCGCTTTCTCAGACACTTGTTCATTCAGCTTCTGGCTTGAGAAATTCAGAGGCATCAAACCT GTATGTGAGGGATCTCATGGGTCACATGGCAACTTATCTTGTGGAAATGTCAAGCAAGTCTGACTTTAAAAGCATTGCTCAACAACCAGATATTATCCTGCCG GTCAGTTGCTTGCTGGAGAGGCTTCGGGGGGCTGCCAGCGCTTCAGAACCTCGTACACAAAAAGCAATTTATGAGTTGGGATTCTCTGTAATGAATCCTGTTCTAGTTCTTCTTGAGGTCTACAAACATGAG TCTGCAGTTGTATATCTGATACTTAAGTTTGTAGTTTCTTGGGTGGATGGACAAATAAGCTATCTAGAGGCTCAGGAAACTGCTATTGTTGTTAATTTCTGCATGAGTTTGCTTCAGCTTTACTCATCAAACAATATTGGCAag ATATCAATAAGTCTGTCAACCAGCTTACTTACTGAAGCAAAGACTGAGAAATACAAGGATCTACGTGCTCTCCTCCAGCTCCTTTCAAGCCTTTGTTCCAAAGATCTG GTTGATTTTTCATCCGATTCTACAGCGACACATGCCACAAACATATCTCAG GTCGTTTATTTTGGTCTTCATATAGTTACTCCTCTCCTATCGTTGGACCTGCTGAAataccccaagttttgcaatGAT TACTTCTCATTGCTGTCACATTTATTGGAGGTCTATCCTGAAACAGTTGCACAACTAAACGGCGAAGCCTTTTCTCATGTACTAGGAACTCTTGATTTTGGTCTTCACCATCAG GACGTGGAAATCGTTGATATGTGTTTGAGAGCTTTGAGAGCTCTTGCTTCCTACCACTACGTGGAAACAAGTGCAGGTAAAGTAGGCTTGGGCtcacatgctgcaggtcttaAGGATCCTGGTGGAAATTTTAAGGAAGGCATTTTGAGCCGGTTCCTTCGCTCAGTACTGCAGTTACTCCTTTTTGAGGATTATAG TCCTGACCTGGTCAGCAGTGCAGCAGATGCTCTTCTTCCTTTGATACTTTGTGAACAAAGCCTATACCAG AGATTAGGCAGTGAGTTGATAGAGAGGCAGGCAAATGCAACCTTGAAATCGAGGCTGACAAATGCATTGCAGTGTCTTACAAGTGCGAATCAGCTTTCATCTACTCTTGATCGGAAGAACTATCAAGTATTCAGGAAAAATCTGAACAGCTTCCTGATTGATGTTCGAGGATTCTTGCGGACAATGTGA
- the LOC18770246 gene encoding exportin-4 isoform X2, translating into MEGFPERGKAADLGQLQSTMHSIELACTSIQMHMNSAAAEATILSLSQTPQPYQACKFILENSQVANARFQAAAAIRNAAIREWGFLSSDNKRSMISFCLCFVMQHANSPEGYVQAKVSSVAAQLLKRGWLEFSATDKEAFFYQVNQAVYGIHGVDVQFAGINFLESLVSEFSPSTSSAMGLPREFHEHCRKSLELDHLKTFYCWARDAALSVTNRIIESDSAIPEVKVCTAAFRLMLQILNWEFSTTAFADGVKQGSDSPKRSECNLVQPGPAWRDVLVTGGHIGWLLSLYGALRQKFSCEGYWLDCPIAVAARKLIVQFCSLTGTVFLSDNVQMHEHHLLELLSGIIQWIDPPDAVSKAIECGKSESEMLDGCRALLSIATVTTPSVFDQLLKSTRPYGTLTLLCVLMSEVVKNLMTNNSEEETWSWEARDILLDTWTALLVPINRSGGNALLPAEGKNATASLFALIVQAELKAASASAFKDDDSDYLQASIVALDERLSSYALIARAAIDVTIPLLTRLFTERFERLNQGRGIIDPTETLEELYSLLLITGHVIADEGEGETPLIPNAIQIHFPQNLEAENHPLVILCSSIIRFAEKSLEPEMRASVFSPRLMEAVIWFIARWSCTYLMSREENRERNSRNILLKFFGEHNQGKFVLDIIVRISLTALMSYPGEKDLQFCLTGAHMFPAT; encoded by the exons ATGGAAGGATTTCCAGAGAGAGGTAAAGCGGCGGACTTGGGCCAGCTTCAGTCCACCATGCATTCCATCGAGCTCGCTTGCACATCTATTCAG ATGCATATGAATTCAGCTGCAGCTGAGGCAACTATTTTGTCACTCTCCCAGACTCCCCAGCCATACCAGGCGTGTAAATTCATTCTTG agAACTCTCAGGTGGCCAATGCAAGGTTTCAGGCTGCAGCTGCAATTCGAAATGCAGCTATTAGAGAATGGGGTTTTCTTAGCTCTGATAACAAGAGAAGCATGATTAG tttttgtctttgttttgttatgcAACATGCTAATTCACCTGAGGGCTACGTTCAAGCAAAGGTTTCTTCCGTGGCTGCTCAATTGTTGAAAAGGGGCTG GCTTGAATTTTCAGCTACTGATAAGGAGGCCTTTTTCTATCAG GTAAACCAGGCTGTTTATGGCATTCATGGTGTAGATGTGCAGTTCGCTGGAATTAATTTCCTCGAATCTCTG gtTTCTGAATTTTCTCCATCTACTTCAAGTGCGATGGGACTTCCTAGAGAGTTTCATGAGCATTGCCGGAAGTCATTAGAGCTAGACCATTTGAAG ACATTCTACTGCTGGGCACGAGATGCTGCTTTAAGTGTCACAAATAGAATAATTGAGTCTGACTCGGCTATACCTGAGGTTAAAGTCTGCACTGCTGCATTCCGCCTCATGCTTCAAATTCTGAACTGGGAGTTCAGTACAACTGCATTTGCTGATGGAGTCAAGCAAGGAAGTGATTCACCTAAGAGGTCCGAGTGTAACTTAGTGCAG CCTGGTCCTGCTTGGCGTGATGTTTTGGTTACTGGTGGCCATATAGGGTGGCTCTTGAGCTTATATGGAGCACTGAGACAGAAGTTTTCTTGTGAAGGTTATTGGCTTGATTGCCCCATAGCTGTCGCTGCACGAAAGTTAATTGTACAGTTCTGCTCCTTGACAGGAACCGTATTTCTTTCTG ATAATGTACAAATGCATGAGCACCATCTTCTCGAACTGCTTTCTGGAATAATACAGTGGATTGATCCTCCTGATGCTGTTTCTAAAGCGATTGAATGTGGAAAGAGTGAAAG TGAGATGCTCGACGGTTGTCGTGCGTTGTTGTCCATTGCAACGGTTACAACTCCCTCTGTGTTTGACCAACTCTTGAAATCAACAAG GCCCTATGGCACTCTTACCTTGTTATGCGTACTGATGTCCGAAGTTGTTAAGAACCTCATGACTAATAACTCTGAGGAAGAGACATGGAGCTGGGAGGCACGCGATATCTTACTAGATACCTGGACTGCCCTCCTTGTG CCAATTAATAGGAGTGGCGGGAATGCGTTGCTTCCAGCTGAAGGGAAAAATGCCACAGCTAGTTTATTTGCCTTGATTGTACAGGCTGAACTAAAAG CTGCTTCTGCATCAGCATTTAAAGATGATGACTCTGACTACCTTCAAGCATCCATTGTAG CCTTGGATGAGAGGTTAAGCTCCTATGCTCTTATCGCTAGAGCAGCAATTGATGTTACAATTCCTTTGCTCACAAGGCTGTTTACTGAGCGTTTTGAACGGCTTAATCAG GGCAGGGGCATTATTGATCCAactgaaactttggaggaacTTTACTCATTGTTACTCATTACTGGGCATGTAATCGCTGATGAAGGGGAGGGAGAAACACCCCTG ATTCCAAATGCTATAcaaattcattttccacaaaaTCTGGAAGCAGAAAATCATCCTCTCGTCATTCTTTGCAG CTCAATCATAAGGTTTGCTGAGAAAAGTTTAGAACCAGAAATGAGAGCATCAGTTTTCAGTCCTCGACTCATGGAG GCTGTTATATGGTTCATTGCAAGATGGTCTTGTACATACCTAATGTCTCGtgaagaaaatagagaaagaAACTCCAGAAACATCTTGCTCAAATTTTTTGGAGAACACAATCAGGGAAAATTTGTGCTTGACATTATTGTGCGCATATCCTTGACAGCACTGATGTCATATCCTGGAGAGAAGGATCTGCAG ttttgtttgACAGGCGCTCACATGTTTCCAGCTACTTAA